The region TATTCGAGATTGGCGAACCAGGCCCGGCCGCGGCCGTGGGTGGTCTGCAGCAGGCCGACGTCGCCGCTGAGGTCGCCTTCCAGCGGCGCGCGGGTCAGGCCCAGGTAGAGCGCATCGCTGTTGGCGTGGTTCTGGAACCAGACCGCGCGATTGGCGCGCAGTACGAAGTCGGGTTGGGCGACGGCCGGGTGTGCGCGCTCGGCGCGCCGATGCACGTACTGGGCCAGGCCGAGCCAGCCGCCATCGAAATGGCGCTCGAGGCCGAGCACGGCATAGAAATGATCGCCGAGGCCCGGCGGCGGTGGCCCCTCGAAGCGGGTGTCGGCGATCTCGCCGCGCAGCCCCCAGCGCTCGCCGAGCGAAGCGCTGAAGTCGGCGCCGAGCACGCGCACTTCCGCCTGCGCCAGCTGCGGGCCGGCGGCATAGGCGAAGGCGGGCAGGATGGAGTAGCCGCGCACGGCGCTGAGCGAGGCATCGAGGCCGTTGCCGGCGTAGTCCAGGCGCAGCGCATTGGTCGACCCGGGAGCGCGGACGCGGTCGCCATGCAGCGAGGGCAGCGGCTTCCACAACGAGGCCGGCAGGATGCTCGCGCGCAACTTCGGTAGGTGCAGCGCCGCCAGCGACCAGCGTTCGTGCAACTGCAGGCGGGCCGAGACCAGATCGGTGCCGATGCGATCCTCGTCGATGTCGCTGACCAGGGCGCGCATATTGCGCGGCGACAGGTTGTCGGTCGGGTTGAGCCGGTCGGCGCGACCCCAGACCACGATCTGTCGCCCCGCGCGCAGTTGCAGCGGGCCGTGGGTGTATTCGACGAAGCCCTGGCGCAGGACCGGCGCGTCGTCATAAGCGAGCTGGCGAGTGCCGCCCACTGCTTCGATCAGGCCGCGCCAGGCCTCGCCGCGCAATTCGCTGCGCAGCCGCGCCGCCAGGCCGAGGCGCGAGCCGACGTCGTCGAGATCGCGGCTGCCGCTGGCGGCCAGCGCGGCGCCGGAGGCGGTGCCGGTCCAGCGCACGCCGCCGACTGCATCCTCGGAAACGTCTGCGCTGGCGGCTGGTTCGGGTGTGGACTCCGCGTCGGGCTCGGCGACCACGCCGACGTCCACGCCGGCCTGCGCCATCGCCGGCAGCGAAGCGCAGGACGCAGCGGCGAGGGCGGCGGCGAGGGTCATACGGCGCATCACTGGCCCAGGCGCGATTCGATGAACAGGTCTTCGCGCAGGGCGCGATTGCTGTTGACGTTCTTCAGGGTCAGCACCGAACTGCGGCCGCCCTTGGCCGCGACCATCTCGCGACGAGTGGCGATGAGCTTGCCGGGCTGGTTGGCTACGGCGAGGTGGCCGGAGATGGTCTGGCGCTTGAACTCCTGCCCGGACTTGTCGAAGTAACGCACTAACACCGCGGCGAAATCGTGCTTGCGCACGGTCGCGACGAGCTTGGAATAGCCGAGCGAGGCGGCGGTCTTGGCATCGCGCGGCACCGACTGCACCACATAGCAGGTCGCGCTGGCGCAGGGCTCGTCGGCGAGCAGGCTATGGGTGAAATCGGCGCTGTCCTGCGCCATCAGGTCGGCGTAGGCGAAGTCGGAACCCATGAAGCTGTCTTTCTTGTTCGAGGCGAGGATGCGCCGGGTCTTGCCCATGCTGGGGAAATAAATCCACAGGTCGTCCTGGCTGGCGGCGTTTTCGTGCACCAGCACCGCGGTGCCGGCGACGTCGGCCGGCGTGGCGAAGCGGAACAGGCGATGGCTGTCGACCGCGTCGGCCTGCAGCTTGTTGTAGACCACGCCGCCGCGGCTGCGCACGCGTTCGCCCTGGCGGATGCCGAGCTGGCTGTCGGCCTGCCAGTCGGCGACTTTCTCGGTCGCGCTGCTGCGTTCGAAGATCTGTTGCGCGCTCGGCTTGGCGCCGTCCTGGGCCGGCGCGGCCAAGGAGACGATCGCGACCGCGACGCCGGCGAGCGCCGCGCCGGCCAGGCGCAGGGTGAGGGGACGGATCATGGGGTCTCCTGGATC is a window of Lysobacter antibioticus DNA encoding:
- a CDS encoding DUF1302 family protein translates to MTLAAALAAASCASLPAMAQAGVDVGVVAEPDAESTPEPAASADVSEDAVGGVRWTGTASGAALAASGSRDLDDVGSRLGLAARLRSELRGEAWRGLIEAVGGTRQLAYDDAPVLRQGFVEYTHGPLQLRAGRQIVVWGRADRLNPTDNLSPRNMRALVSDIDEDRIGTDLVSARLQLHERWSLAALHLPKLRASILPASLWKPLPSLHGDRVRAPGSTNALRLDYAGNGLDASLSAVRGYSILPAFAYAAGPQLAQAEVRVLGADFSASLGERWGLRGEIADTRFEGPPPPGLGDHFYAVLGLERHFDGGWLGLAQYVHRRAERAHPAVAQPDFVLRANRAVWFQNHANSDALYLGLTRAPLEGDLSGDVGLLQTTHGRGRAWFANLEYRLDDRWSLLARWQHFTGPANSDLGALRKDRLMLLELRRTWGWQR
- a CDS encoding outer membrane lipoprotein-sorting protein, whose translation is MIRPLTLRLAGAALAGVAVAIVSLAAPAQDGAKPSAQQIFERSSATEKVADWQADSQLGIRQGERVRSRGGVVYNKLQADAVDSHRLFRFATPADVAGTAVLVHENAASQDDLWIYFPSMGKTRRILASNKKDSFMGSDFAYADLMAQDSADFTHSLLADEPCASATCYVVQSVPRDAKTAASLGYSKLVATVRKHDFAAVLVRYFDKSGQEFKRQTISGHLAVANQPGKLIATRREMVAAKGGRSSVLTLKNVNSNRALREDLFIESRLGQ